A single region of the Brachypodium distachyon strain Bd21 chromosome 3, Brachypodium_distachyon_v3.0, whole genome shotgun sequence genome encodes:
- the LOC100830824 gene encoding protein indeterminate-domain 12 produces the protein MASNSSAAAVAALFGVRDIGDHQDQIKPLLAQQHRQQPLMALTAGPDQATATVPPVKKKRNLPDPDAEVIALSPKTLMATNRFVCEVCSKGFQREQNLQLHRRGHNLPWKLKQKDPNQVQRRRVYLCPEPTCVHHEPARALGDLTGIKKHFCRKHGEKKWKCEKCSKRYAVQSDWKAHSKICGTREYRCDCGTLFSRRDSFITHRAFCDALAQESARLPPAAAAAHLYGTSAANMVLSLSHQQVHDAHGQYHQASPDLLRFGNGISARLDHLLSSSSSPGAASAFRHQLPPHPQAPQALFHLGSSSARQEDQLFGDGGSSNNPHGAFLQGKPFHGLMQLPDLQGNGSGGTASAPPGLFNLGYIASSSGANSSGTSSHGHASQGHMTNDQISEGAGGGGAGSENSGAVYFNASGVNFSGGEHQQHQVVATAGMYNEQQQAVMLPQMSATALLQKAAQMGSGSSANGASVFGGFMGSSVAQQGRGPMVDQGQMHLQSLMNSLAAGGGGGGSGMFGGGANGNSRCMIDPRLYEMEHEVKFSQQAGSNGGGEVTRDFLGVGAGVDMRGMSVAARGEHQGGGGGGMSFLETEMKSASSPFNGGRMQ, from the exons ATGGCGTCCAATTCATCAGCGGCGGCTGTGGCAGCGTTGTTTGGAGTTAGGGATATTGGCGACCACCAAGATCAGATCAAGCCGCTGCTCGCGCAGCAACACAGGCAACAACCTCTCATGGCGTTGACGGCGGGGCCAGACCAGGCGACCGCGACAGTGCCACccgtgaagaagaagagaaacctACCAG ACCCAGACGCGGAGGTGATCGCGCTGTCGCCCAAGACGCTGATGGCGACGAACCGGTTCGTGTGCGAGGTGTGCAGCAAGGGGTTCCAGCGGGAGCAGAACCTGCAGCTGCACCGGCGCGGGCACAACCTGCCGTggaagctgaagcagaaggaCCCGAACCaggtgcagcggcggcgggtgtACCTGTGCCCGGAGCCGACGTGCGTGCACCACGAGCCGGCCAGGGCGCTGGGGGACCTCACCGGGATCAAGAAGCACTTCTGCCGCAAGCACGGCGAGAAGAAGTGGAAGTGCGAAAAGTGCTCCAAGCGCTACGCCGTGCAGTCCGACTGGAAGGCGCACTCCAAGATCTGCGGCACCCGCGAGTACCGCTGCGACTGCGGCACCCTGTTCTCTCG GAGGGACAGCTTCATCACCCACAGGGCCTTCTGCGACGCGCTGGCCCAGGAGAGCGCGCGcctgccgcccgccgccgccgccgcccacctctACGGCACCAGCGCCGCCAACATGGTGCTCAGCCTCTCTCATCAGCAGGTCCACGACGCGCACGGCCAGTACCACCAGGCGTCCCCGGACCTCCTCCGCTTCGGCAACGGCATCTCCGCCCGCCTCGACCACCTCCTCTCGTCCTCATCAtcccccggcgccgcctcaGCCTTCCGCCACCAGCTTCCGCCGCATCCGCAAGCACCGCAAGCGCTATTCCacctcggcagcagcagcgcaagGCAGGAGGATCAGTTattcggcgacggcggcagcagtAATAATCCGCACGGCGCCTTCTTGCAGGGCAAGCCGTTCCACGGCCTCATGCAGCTCCCGGATCTCCAAGGCAACGGCTCCGGGGGCACGGCGTCGGCTCCTCCTGGCCTCTTCAACCTCGGCTACAtcgccagcagcagcggggcCAATAGCTCCGGCACCTCCAGCCACGGCCACGCCAGCCAGGGACACATGACCAATGACCAGATCAGCGaaggagccggcggcggtggcgcggggtCAGAGAACTCTGGGGCAGTGTATTTTAATGCCAGTGGAGTAAATTTTTCAGGTGGCGAACACCAACAACACCAAGTTGTTGCTACTGCTGGGATGTAcaacgagcagcagcaggccgtGATGCTGCCGCAGATGTCTGCCACCGCACTGCTCCAGAAGGCGGCGCAGATGGGCTCGGGCTCTAGCGCGAACGGCGCGTCCGTGTTCGGCGGGTTCATGGGCTCGTCCGTGGCCCAGCAGGGCCGTGGGCCCATGGTCGACCAGGGCCAGATGCACCTGCAGAGCCTGATGAACTcgctggccgccggcggcggcggcggcggcagcgggatgTTTGGTGGCGGGGCCAACGGCAACAGCCGCTGCATGATTGATCCCAGGCTGTATGAGATGGAGCACGAGGTGAAGTTTAGCCAACAGGCGGGCAGCAATGGAGGCGGCGAAGTCACGCGGGACTTTCTCGGCGTGGGTGCTGGCGTGGACATGAGGGGGATGTCGGTGGCGGCGAGAGGCGAGCaccagggcggcggcggcggcggcatgagTTTCTTGGAGACCGAGATGAAGTCGGCCTCGTCGCCCTTCAATGGAGGCCGGATGCAGTGA